A genomic region of Brevibacillus sp. JNUCC-41 contains the following coding sequences:
- the ndk gene encoding nucleoside-diphosphate kinase yields the protein MERTFLMVKPDGVQRNLIGEIVSRFEKKGFLLAGAKLMVISQELAEQHYGEHKERPFFGELVDFITSGPVFAMVWEGENVIATARQMMGATNPKDAAAATIRGDFAVTVGKNIIHGSDSAESAVREIGLFFKEEEIVEYSKLVSEWVY from the coding sequence ATGGAAAGAACATTTTTAATGGTTAAGCCTGACGGCGTTCAACGCAATCTAATCGGTGAAATCGTTTCCCGTTTTGAAAAGAAAGGCTTCCTTCTTGCAGGAGCAAAATTAATGGTGATTTCTCAAGAATTGGCCGAGCAACATTATGGCGAGCACAAAGAACGTCCTTTCTTTGGCGAATTAGTGGACTTCATTACTTCAGGTCCTGTATTCGCAATGGTTTGGGAAGGCGAAAACGTAATCGCTACTGCACGTCAAATGATGGGTGCGACTAATCCTAAAGATGCAGCAGCAGCAACAATTCGTGGCGATTTTGCCGTAACTGTCGGCAAAAACATCATTCACGGATCTGATTCAGCTGAAAGCGCTGTACGTGAAATCGGTTTATTCTTCAAAGAAGAAGAAATTGTTGAGTATTCTAAACTTGTAAGCGAGTGGGTTTATTAA
- the hepT gene encoding heptaprenyl diphosphate synthase component II, with protein sequence MKFKMMYSFLNADLQLIEKELEAAIEADSTVLREASLHLLQSGGKRIRPVFVLLGAKFGNYDIHVVKHVAATLELIHTASLVHDDVVDDADLRRGSATIKSKWDNRVAMYTGDFIFARALEMMAVIESPLAHQILADTMVELCLGEIEQIKDKYNFEQNWRIYFRRIKRKTALLIASSCQLGAISAGVEERVHQKLFKFGYYVGMSYQITDDILDFTASEEELGKPAGSDLIQGNITLPVLIAMEDPKLKKLIETVREDTPKDEMSHIINAIKTSGAIEQAARISDMYLEKAFTELKGLPAIKARKTLSDIAKNIGKRKF encoded by the coding sequence ATGAAATTTAAAATGATGTATTCATTTTTGAATGCAGATTTGCAACTAATAGAAAAAGAGCTGGAAGCCGCAATTGAAGCGGATTCCACGGTTTTAAGGGAAGCTTCCCTGCATTTACTGCAATCCGGTGGAAAACGGATCCGTCCGGTATTCGTCCTATTGGGTGCGAAGTTTGGCAACTATGATATTCATGTCGTAAAACATGTCGCAGCGACTTTGGAACTCATCCATACGGCCTCCCTTGTACATGATGATGTTGTGGATGATGCGGATTTACGCAGGGGATCGGCTACCATTAAGTCAAAATGGGATAATCGTGTCGCCATGTACACAGGCGACTTCATTTTTGCTCGTGCACTGGAAATGATGGCGGTTATCGAGTCTCCGCTTGCGCATCAAATTCTCGCTGATACTATGGTTGAACTATGTCTAGGGGAAATTGAACAAATAAAAGATAAGTACAATTTCGAACAGAATTGGCGGATATACTTTAGAAGGATCAAACGGAAAACGGCATTGCTCATAGCATCCAGCTGCCAGTTGGGAGCCATTTCAGCAGGTGTTGAAGAAAGGGTCCATCAAAAGCTATTTAAATTCGGATATTATGTCGGTATGTCCTATCAAATAACCGATGATATATTGGATTTTACGGCTTCGGAAGAAGAGCTTGGGAAACCAGCCGGCAGTGATCTGATTCAAGGTAATATCACTTTGCCCGTTTTGATTGCTATGGAAGATCCAAAGTTAAAAAAGCTTATCGAAACAGTTCGGGAAGATACGCCAAAAGACGAAATGTCCCATATAATCAATGCGATAAAAACTTCCGGTGCCATTGAACAGGCGGCGAGGATCAGTGATATGTATTTAGAAAAGGCTTTTACTGAATTGAAAGGCCTTCCTGCCATTAAGGCTAGAAAAACTCTATCGGACATCGCGAAAAATATCGGAAAAAGAAAGTTTTGA
- a CDS encoding demethylmenaquinone methyltransferase, with translation MEQSKEQKVHHVFEKIYGNYDKMNSLISFKQHLKWRKATMAIMNVPKGAHALDVCCGTADWTIALANEVGPEGKVVGLDFSKNMLKIGEQKVNELNLDQVSLMHGNAMELPFEDNSFDYVTIGFGLRNVPDYMQVLKELNRVAKPGGMVVCLDTSQPTMLGFKQGYYFYFRFIMPMFGKLFAKSYSEYSWLQESARDFPGMKKLENMFKQAGMENVSYKAHFGGVAATHFGYKPSK, from the coding sequence ATGGAGCAGTCTAAAGAGCAAAAAGTTCATCATGTCTTTGAAAAGATCTACGGAAATTATGACAAGATGAATTCCCTCATCAGCTTTAAACAGCATCTTAAATGGCGTAAGGCTACAATGGCCATCATGAATGTCCCAAAAGGCGCCCATGCACTGGATGTATGCTGTGGAACAGCGGACTGGACCATTGCCCTTGCTAATGAAGTAGGACCAGAAGGAAAGGTTGTTGGTCTGGATTTTAGTAAGAACATGCTGAAAATCGGCGAACAAAAGGTGAACGAACTCAATCTAGATCAAGTCTCCTTAATGCATGGGAATGCAATGGAGCTTCCTTTTGAGGATAATAGCTTTGACTATGTCACGATCGGTTTCGGGCTGCGGAATGTCCCTGATTACATGCAAGTGCTTAAAGAGTTAAACCGTGTAGCCAAGCCGGGTGGAATGGTCGTTTGCCTGGATACATCACAGCCAACGATGCTAGGCTTTAAACAGGGCTATTATTTTTATTTCCGTTTCATTATGCCCATGTTCGGCAAATTATTCGCAAAAAGCTATAGTGAATACTCATGGCTGCAGGAATCAGCCCGGGATTTCCCAGGCATGAAAAAGCTTGAAAACATGTTTAAGCAGGCAGGAATGGAAAATGTCAGTTATAAGGCCCATTTCGGTGGGGTAGCAGCAACACATTTCGGGTACAAGCCTTCAAAATAA